One stretch of Anaerolineales bacterium DNA includes these proteins:
- a CDS encoding excinuclease ABC subunit B (The UvrABC repair system catalyzes the recognition and processing of DNA lesions. The beta-hairpin of the Uvr-B subunit is inserted between the strands, where it probes for the presence of a lesion), whose protein sequence is MDFSLHAPYQPTGDQPEAIRQLIDGINKGYKHQVLLGATGTGKTYSMAQVITQVQRPALVMAHNKTLAAQLYAEFKEFFPDNAVEYFVSYYDYYQPEAYVPRHDLYIEKETERNEEIERLRLAATTSLMSRKDVIIVASVSCIYGLGNPAEYGRVVINIDKAKIYRRNALLRDLIESQYERNDMELKPATFRVRGDTLEVIPAYQDRFGYRVTYFGDEVERIVEFDAVTGELRQDLENVAIYPAKHYIAAEDKLKQAISDIEEELQERVKYYREHDKILEAQRIEQRTIYDLEMLREIGSCAGIENYSRHLDQRATGTPPWTLIDYLPHDYLLIIDESHMTVPQIRGMYNGDRSRKETLVEYGFRLPSALDNRPLKFKEFEQHMGTTIYTSATPGPYEMEHAEQVVEQIIRPTGLVDPEVEVRPIEGQVDNLIVEIRKRVEVGQRTLVTTLTKRMAEKLADYLMELGIKVHYLHSEVETLERIGILRDLRLGVFDVVVGINLLREGLDLPEVSLVAILDADKEGFLRSDTALIQTIGRAARHVDGKVIMYADKMTNSMQTAIEETNRRRAKQVAYNKEHGIEPVSIVKAVRDLTDQLGGKAQATARGERPIEPARMPRGELKRLIEALEVQMKQAAKELEFEKAAMLRDEIYELRGVLAEETKAPPWEKVRYLAGEKD, encoded by the coding sequence ATGGACTTCTCCCTCCACGCCCCCTACCAACCCACCGGCGACCAGCCGGAAGCTATCCGTCAACTCATCGACGGGATTAATAAAGGTTATAAGCACCAGGTGCTGCTGGGTGCCACCGGCACAGGCAAGACCTACTCCATGGCACAGGTCATCACCCAGGTGCAGCGACCGGCCCTGGTGATGGCTCACAATAAGACCCTGGCTGCCCAGTTATATGCTGAGTTCAAGGAATTCTTCCCCGACAATGCCGTGGAGTACTTCGTCAGCTACTATGATTATTACCAGCCTGAAGCGTACGTCCCCCGGCATGACCTTTACATCGAGAAGGAGACCGAGCGTAACGAGGAGATTGAGCGCCTGCGCCTGGCTGCCACAACCTCCCTCATGTCGCGCAAGGACGTGATCATCGTCGCGTCTGTCTCCTGCATCTACGGACTGGGCAACCCGGCTGAGTATGGGCGTGTAGTTATCAACATTGATAAGGCCAAGATCTACCGCCGCAATGCCCTCCTGCGTGACCTCATCGAAAGCCAATACGAGCGCAATGACATGGAGCTCAAGCCCGCCACCTTCCGCGTGCGTGGCGATACCCTGGAAGTGATCCCAGCCTACCAGGATCGTTTCGGCTACCGGGTCACCTACTTCGGGGATGAAGTCGAGCGGATCGTCGAGTTCGATGCCGTCACCGGTGAGCTACGCCAGGATCTGGAAAACGTCGCCATCTACCCCGCCAAGCATTACATTGCCGCTGAAGATAAGCTTAAGCAAGCCATTTCCGACATCGAAGAAGAGCTTCAGGAACGAGTGAAGTACTACCGGGAGCACGATAAGATTCTCGAGGCTCAGCGTATCGAACAGCGCACGATATACGACCTGGAGATGCTGCGCGAGATCGGTTCATGCGCCGGCATTGAGAACTACTCGCGCCACCTCGACCAGCGTGCCACAGGTACTCCCCCCTGGACGCTCATCGATTACCTGCCCCACGACTACCTGCTGATCATTGATGAATCGCACATGACTGTCCCGCAGATACGCGGCATGTATAACGGTGACCGTTCCCGCAAGGAGACCCTTGTAGAGTATGGTTTTCGCCTGCCCTCCGCCCTCGATAACCGCCCACTCAAGTTCAAAGAATTCGAGCAGCATATGGGCACGACAATCTATACCTCCGCCACCCCCGGCCCGTATGAGATGGAGCATGCTGAACAGGTCGTTGAGCAGATCATCCGCCCCACAGGTCTGGTGGATCCCGAAGTAGAGGTCCGCCCGATTGAAGGCCAGGTGGATAACCTGATTGTCGAGATCCGCAAGCGCGTGGAAGTGGGCCAGCGTACCCTGGTCACCACCCTCACCAAGCGCATGGCAGAAAAACTGGCCGATTACCTGATGGAGCTGGGTATCAAGGTGCACTACCTGCACTCAGAGGTAGAGACCCTTGAGCGCATCGGCATCCTGCGTGACCTGCGCCTGGGTGTATTCGATGTGGTGGTGGGGATTAACCTGTTGCGTGAAGGCCTCGACCTTCCGGAAGTTTCGCTGGTGGCAATTTTGGACGCCGACAAAGAAGGCTTCCTCCGTTCGGATACTGCCTTGATCCAGACAATCGGCCGGGCTGCCCGCCACGTGGATGGCAAGGTCATCATGTATGCCGATAAAATGACCAATTCGATGCAGACCGCCATCGAAGAAACGAATCGCCGGCGAGCGAAACAGGTTGCCTACAACAAGGAGCACGGCATCGAGCCGGTAAGTATTGTAAAGGCAGTACGTGATCTGACGGATCAGCTGGGTGGTAAAGCGCAGGCCACAGCGCGCGGCGAGCGTCCTATCGAGCCTGCCAGGATGCCCAGAGGCGAGCTCAAGCGTCTGATCGAAGCATTAGAGGTGCAGATGAAGCAGGCTGCCAAGGAATTGGAGTTCGAAAAAGCCGCCATGTTACGCGACGAGATCTACGAGCTACGCGGTGTGCTGGCCGAGGAAACCAAGGCTCCGCCATGGGAGAAGGTCCGCTACCTGGCTGGCGAGAAAGACTAA
- the rsgA gene encoding ribosome small subunit-dependent GTPase A, which translates to MHSDVTNMYDGRPAFTGVVYKKIIGNYVVHANGSAVTCELSNRIRKQLVYPTADPASLHHRVQKVIELDHMDPLAVGDEVRYIMAEGGKGLIVELLPRRNKLTRRSAVPKPLHHGAHPFEHIIVTNVDQVMPVIAAAQPDPKWNLLDRYLTAAEEANVPAFVCITKMDLVTGQDVAFQEALDEYRKIGYSVVLTSTFSGEGIDDLQKALNGHKTVLVGKSGVGKTALLNALQPGLGLRVKEVNQATGKGRHTTTNLEMFPLEGSGAIVDTPGTREFGLWETQGYDLALLFPEMRSLVGKCKFGLDCQHDEEPGCAIRMAVTAGEIHPRRYQSLMVLKKEVLYAQRE; encoded by the coding sequence ATGCATTCTGATGTAACAAATATGTATGATGGCAGACCCGCTTTTACCGGCGTGGTCTACAAAAAAATAATTGGTAACTACGTGGTCCATGCAAATGGGTCAGCTGTGACCTGTGAATTATCAAACCGGATCCGCAAACAGCTGGTCTATCCAACCGCCGACCCAGCCAGCCTGCACCATCGGGTGCAAAAAGTGATCGAGCTGGACCATATGGACCCGTTGGCGGTGGGTGACGAGGTGCGCTACATCATGGCTGAAGGCGGTAAAGGCTTGATCGTAGAGCTGCTGCCCAGGCGTAATAAGCTGACTCGCCGGAGTGCGGTGCCCAAACCACTTCACCATGGGGCACACCCCTTCGAGCACATCATCGTGACCAACGTGGACCAGGTGATGCCAGTCATTGCTGCAGCCCAACCCGATCCGAAATGGAACTTGCTAGACCGCTACCTGACCGCCGCTGAAGAAGCCAACGTCCCTGCGTTCGTGTGTATCACCAAGATGGACCTTGTAACAGGGCAGGACGTGGCATTCCAGGAGGCACTCGATGAGTACCGTAAGATCGGATATTCGGTGGTCTTGACCAGCACCTTTAGCGGCGAGGGCATCGATGATCTGCAGAAGGCGCTCAATGGACATAAAACGGTGCTGGTGGGTAAATCTGGTGTGGGTAAGACCGCCCTGTTGAATGCCCTGCAGCCCGGATTGGGCCTGCGCGTGAAGGAAGTGAACCAGGCAACCGGGAAAGGCCGCCACACCACCACCAACCTGGAAATGTTCCCCCTGGAAGGGAGCGGCGCGATCGTGGACACCCCCGGGACGCGGGAGTTTGGTTTATGGGAGACGCAGGGCTATGACCTGGCACTCCTTTTCCCAGAGATGCGATCGCTGGTGGGAAAGTGCAAGTTCGGACTGGATTGCCAGCATGACGAAGAACCAGGCTGCGCCATACGTATGGCGGTAACGGCAGGGGAAATCCACCCGCGCCGATACCAGAGCCTGATGGTGTTAAAGAAGGAAGTACTTTATGCCCAGAGAGAATAA